One genomic segment of Chitinophagales bacterium includes these proteins:
- a CDS encoding bifunctional 3,4-dihydroxy-2-butanone-4-phosphate synthase/GTP cyclohydrolase II, protein MSKIKLNSIEEAIEDIKKGKIVIVVDDEDRENEGDFVTAARNVTPDIINFMAREGRGLICAPLTEERCEELGLDLMVGKNTVLHQTQFTVSVDLIGHGCTTGISTHDRAKTVQALINKDTKPSDFGKPGHIFPLKAREGGVLRRAGHTEAVIDLARLAGFEPAGVLVEILNEDGTMARLPNLVEVAKKHDLKIISIEDLIEYRIKNESLIKEEVQIKMPTKHGNFDLIAFTQTDTGDLHFALKMGDWKKGEPVLTRVHSSCLTGDLLDSLRCDCGDQLSAALDMINKEGKGLLLYMQQEGRGIGLLNKLKAYKLQEQGYDTYEANEMLGFEMDQRDYGVGAQILRALDVTKLRLMSNNPKKRVGLIGYGLEVVENVSIEVCPNPNNHKYLTTKKEKGGHEILKEE, encoded by the coding sequence ATGAGTAAAATAAAATTAAACTCTATAGAAGAAGCTATAGAGGATATTAAAAAAGGCAAAATAGTAATAGTTGTTGATGATGAAGACAGAGAAAATGAAGGCGACTTTGTTACGGCAGCCAGAAATGTTACCCCCGATATTATAAATTTTATGGCACGGGAAGGGCGTGGACTTATATGTGCTCCACTTACTGAAGAACGCTGTGAGGAATTAGGCTTAGATTTAATGGTAGGTAAAAATACGGTGTTGCACCAAACGCAATTTACTGTTTCGGTAGATTTAATAGGGCATGGGTGTACTACGGGAATTTCTACACATGACAGAGCAAAAACAGTACAAGCCTTAATAAATAAAGATACTAAACCTTCTGATTTTGGCAAACCGGGGCATATTTTTCCCTTAAAAGCAAGGGAAGGAGGCGTGCTTCGTAGGGCAGGGCATACAGAGGCGGTAATAGATTTGGCACGTTTGGCAGGGTTTGAACCAGCTGGTGTTTTGGTTGAAATATTGAATGAAGATGGTACTATGGCAAGATTGCCTAACCTTGTGGAAGTAGCTAAAAAACATGACTTGAAAATTATTTCTATTGAAGATTTAATAGAATATAGAATTAAGAATGAAAGTTTGATAAAAGAAGAAGTACAAATAAAAATGCCTACAAAACATGGTAATTTTGATTTAATAGCATTTACGCAAACAGATACGGGAGATTTACATTTTGCTTTAAAAATGGGAGATTGGAAAAAAGGAGAACCTGTATTAACACGCGTACATTCTTCATGCCTTACTGGCGATTTGTTAGATTCCTTGCGTTGCGATTGTGGCGACCAACTTAGTGCCGCTTTAGATATGATAAACAAAGAAGGCAAAGGATTATTGTTATATATGCAGCAAGAGGGAAGAGGAATAGGTTTGCTAAACAAACTAAAAGCATACAAACTGCAAGAGCAGGGCTACGATACTTATGAAGCTAATGAGATGCTTGGGTTTGAAATGGATCAAAGAGATTATGGCGTAGGAGCTCAAATATTGCGTGCTTTAGATGTTACCAAGCTTAGATTAATGAGCAATAATCCAAAGAAAAGAGTAGGATTAATAGGCTACGGTTTAGAAGTAGTAGAAAATGTATCTATAGAAGTATGCCCTAATCCTAACAACCACAAATATTTGACTACCAAAAAAGAAAAAGGCGGACACGAAATTCTGAAAGAAGAGTAA
- a CDS encoding glycosyltransferase: protein MINVFYIVIFISIFTVLFSYIFYPLLVAILAKRKQRGGAVYSQNELPKIALVFAAYNEEKIIVQKMNNLNTIDYPSHLLDIYIGLDNPSDRTEELIHQNCELKFKLSVQNFTERGGKSEVLNKLFSKIIQLSDYEYIIMSDANIISKENCIFELIKYFKNPKVGVVGAVIQNVYKSNSEVGVQEKFYIKNEGQLKVNEGLVFGTSVGAFGAFYAIRSKYIKPIPKNYLMEDFYLSMNALREGAFSLSNPEAIVYEDLPGTLNEEFKRKRRISTGNFQNLSAYFDIFFKNDFRVVFPFFAHKFLRWITPVLLLIICIGVTYIFVKQPHILMHKILFILMLVNFMLPILDIALQKLKINVNLLRLHRYFIAMNIALLLGFIDWLKGVETNIWKPTERL from the coding sequence ATGATAAATGTATTCTATATTGTCATTTTTATTTCTATATTTACAGTGTTGTTCTCTTATATATTTTATCCTCTTTTAGTGGCTATTTTAGCTAAAAGAAAACAGCGAGGTGGAGCAGTTTATAGCCAAAATGAATTACCTAAAATTGCATTGGTATTTGCGGCCTATAATGAGGAAAAAATCATAGTGCAAAAAATGAATAATTTAAACACTATTGATTACCCATCTCATCTACTTGATATTTACATCGGTTTAGACAACCCCAGTGATAGGACAGAGGAGCTAATTCATCAAAATTGTGAGCTTAAATTCAAATTAAGCGTACAAAATTTTACTGAGAGAGGAGGAAAGTCGGAAGTGTTAAATAAATTGTTTAGTAAAATAATACAATTATCTGATTATGAATATATTATAATGAGCGATGCTAATATTATTAGCAAAGAAAATTGTATTTTTGAGCTCATAAAATACTTCAAAAATCCTAAAGTTGGTGTGGTGGGAGCTGTTATACAAAATGTTTATAAGAGCAATTCAGAAGTGGGTGTTCAAGAGAAATTTTACATTAAAAATGAGGGGCAATTAAAGGTAAATGAGGGCTTAGTTTTTGGCACTTCAGTGGGAGCATTTGGAGCATTTTATGCCATACGTTCTAAGTACATAAAACCCATTCCAAAAAACTACTTAATGGAAGATTTTTATTTGAGTATGAATGCCCTCCGAGAGGGTGCTTTTTCATTGTCCAATCCGGAGGCAATTGTGTATGAAGATTTGCCCGGAACGCTAAATGAGGAGTTTAAAAGAAAAAGGAGAATTTCTACCGGAAATTTCCAAAATTTAAGTGCTTATTTTGACATCTTTTTTAAGAATGATTTTAGAGTAGTTTTTCCATTTTTTGCACATAAATTTTTGCGTTGGATTACACCTGTTTTATTGTTAATTATTTGCATAGGTGTTACTTATATTTTTGTGAAACAGCCACATATTTTAATGCATAAAATACTATTCATCTTAATGCTTGTTAATTTTATGCTACCCATATTGGATATTGCTTTGCAAAAACTAAAGATAAACGTAAATTTGCTACGGCTACACAGATACTTTATCGCCATGAATATAGCCTTGCTTTTAGGATTTATAGATTGGCTTAAAGGTGTAGAAACAAATATTTGGAAACCCACCGAGAGATTATGA
- a CDS encoding glycosyltransferase family 4 protein: MNVLQICKKSPLPPKDGESLAIHQITKALVAHGTHVDVVCMLTQKHHEFSDTSALPNTHYYPIKICTQPSIKGVINNFSKNEPYIVERFYNKDVEDKIVDLLSRKTYDFIILEGVFLGLYIDVIKKNTKAKIILRAHNVEHQIWERIAENERNLFKKTYLKKVMNEKFSVFEAEIVKKVDAIVPISPVDEQYFKNISQKPLLTIPMTVDTVKKEPLPTDFKIGFIGGMDWLPNLKGIKWFLDQVWKPFVQEHKEAEFYLAGRNFPKKSSFLNLKGVKVQGEVENAESFLNQLQIVVTPIFSGSGMRVKIIEAMNLGRCVLSTSIGAEGINYTDKENIVIANTKQEWIDALNMLKNNYAKVVEIGNNASAMVQQNYKQNTYADKLIKFIKEI; the protein is encoded by the coding sequence ATGAATGTTTTGCAGATTTGTAAAAAGTCGCCCTTACCTCCAAAAGATGGCGAATCTTTGGCTATTCATCAAATAACTAAAGCTTTGGTGGCTCATGGTACTCATGTAGATGTGGTATGTATGCTCACCCAAAAACATCATGAGTTTAGTGATACTTCTGCTTTGCCTAACACACATTATTATCCTATAAAAATATGTACCCAACCCAGCATAAAAGGTGTAATTAATAATTTCAGTAAAAATGAGCCGTACATTGTAGAGCGGTTTTATAACAAAGATGTAGAAGATAAAATTGTTGACTTATTAAGCCGTAAAACCTATGATTTTATTATTTTAGAAGGTGTTTTTTTGGGATTGTATATTGATGTAATAAAAAAGAATACAAAGGCTAAAATTATTTTGAGAGCCCATAATGTAGAGCATCAAATATGGGAAAGGATAGCTGAAAACGAGCGAAATTTGTTTAAAAAAACCTATTTGAAAAAGGTAATGAATGAAAAATTCAGTGTTTTTGAAGCTGAAATTGTTAAAAAAGTAGATGCCATTGTGCCTATATCGCCTGTAGATGAACAGTATTTTAAAAATATTAGCCAAAAACCACTACTTACTATTCCTATGACGGTAGATACCGTAAAAAAAGAGCCTTTACCTACTGATTTTAAAATTGGTTTTATAGGAGGCATGGATTGGTTGCCTAATTTAAAAGGCATAAAATGGTTTTTAGATCAGGTTTGGAAACCATTTGTGCAAGAACATAAAGAAGCTGAGTTTTATTTAGCTGGCAGAAATTTCCCGAAAAAAAGTAGCTTTTTAAACCTTAAAGGTGTAAAAGTACAGGGCGAAGTAGAAAATGCGGAGTCATTTTTAAATCAATTACAAATAGTAGTTACGCCCATATTTAGTGGTAGCGGTATGCGAGTTAAAATAATTGAAGCTATGAATTTAGGTAGATGTGTATTAAGCACTTCTATAGGTGCAGAAGGAATTAATTATACCGATAAAGAAAACATAGTTATAGCCAACACAAAACAAGAGTGGATTGATGCTTTAAATATGCTTAAAAATAATTATGCTAAAGTAGTGGAAATAGGCAATAATGCCAGTGCTATGGTACAGCAAAATTACAAGCAAAATACCTATGCCGATAAGCTCATAAAATTCATTAAAGAAATATGA